One genomic region from Ignavibacteriales bacterium encodes:
- the flhB gene encoding flagellar biosynthesis protein FlhB, giving the protein MAEQDGKEKTEQPTGKKLDDARNKGQVARSREVNSVAVFGTGFIMLYVFQNFIGSRISDFAISIFNSLDTFPNRLSMISSFMMDWSVFFAITLAPVMIGLIIMVFASNIGQVGIKLSPEAMSLKFDKLNVFKGIKNLISTKSFAELLKSLFKLILVGLFTYFVLDDLIASSTELESFSINEILVFMLDSAFALIWKIGLVYLAIAAADFVWEKYKFNKDMMMTKEEVKEEWKQTEGDPQVKSRIKKLMMEASKRRMMQDLPKADVVITNPTHYAVAIKYDMQKDAAPQVIAKGVDNLALKIKEVAKQHNIPIQENRELARALYKMCEVGDKIPASLFKAVAQVLAYVFNLKKSKKKSIV; this is encoded by the coding sequence ATGGCAGAACAAGACGGCAAAGAAAAAACCGAACAACCGACCGGGAAAAAATTAGACGATGCGCGTAACAAAGGTCAGGTTGCAAGAAGCCGTGAGGTAAATTCAGTCGCTGTTTTTGGAACCGGATTTATTATGCTTTATGTCTTCCAAAATTTTATTGGAAGTAGAATTAGTGACTTTGCTATCTCAATATTTAACTCCTTAGATACTTTTCCAAATCGCCTTTCTATGATCAGTAGCTTTATGATGGATTGGTCAGTTTTTTTTGCTATAACTTTAGCTCCTGTGATGATTGGCCTTATAATCATGGTATTTGCATCCAACATAGGGCAAGTAGGAATAAAACTAAGCCCGGAAGCAATGTCTTTAAAGTTTGATAAACTAAATGTTTTTAAAGGAATTAAAAATTTAATATCAACTAAATCATTTGCCGAACTTTTAAAATCTTTATTTAAATTGATTTTAGTGGGATTATTCACTTACTTCGTGCTTGATGATCTTATCGCATCATCAACTGAATTAGAATCATTTAGCATAAATGAAATTTTAGTTTTTATGCTTGATTCTGCTTTTGCTTTAATCTGGAAAATTGGACTTGTATATCTAGCAATTGCTGCCGCAGATTTTGTATGGGAAAAATATAAGTTCAATAAAGATATGATGATGACTAAAGAAGAAGTAAAAGAAGAATGGAAACAGACTGAAGGTGATCCTCAGGTAAAATCCAGAATTAAAAAATTAATGATGGAAGCCTCCAAACGAAGGATGATGCAAGATTTGCCAAAGGCGGATGTTGTAATTACAAACCCAACTCATTACGCGGTTGCAATTAAATATGATATGCAAAAAGATGCCGCACCTCAAGTTATTGCAAAGGGTGTTGATAATCTTGCGTTAAAAATAAAAGAAGTTGCAAAACAGCATAACATACCTATTCAAGAAAACAGGGAACTTGCACGCGCACTTTATAAAATGTGTGAGGTTGGAGATAAAATTCCTGCGTCATTATTTAAAGCTGTGGCACAAGTACTGGCTTATGTTTTCAATCTTAAAAAATCTAAAAAGAAAAGTATTGTGTAG
- the fliR gene encoding flagellar biosynthetic protein FliR, translating to MFGIVDFIIVILIFIRISTALITSPIFGSKVVPTLPKLFLSVVLAYIVFLTIDRNVITTVPTGYMIIILSIKEAITGLIIGFMLQFVFWGVSYAGTLVGFDMGLTMAEVFNPSADASNNIIGEFLYYGALMIFFIINGHHYIISSLKFSFSVIPLGKFTLTKPVYDLIVIYASSIFVIAVKIASPIMVSFFLIHIAEGIVSRIIPQMQVFFVTQPLKIGIGLLMLASTTPLYLYVIKNLLQDYESKLYTLIEAMGI from the coding sequence ATGTTTGGTATAGTAGATTTTATAATAGTTATTCTAATTTTCATAAGGATTTCTACTGCACTAATTACATCTCCAATTTTCGGCAGCAAAGTAGTTCCAACACTTCCAAAATTATTTCTTTCAGTGGTTTTGGCATACATAGTTTTTTTAACCATTGATAGAAACGTAATCACTACAGTTCCAACAGGATATATGATTATTATTCTATCAATCAAAGAGGCAATAACAGGATTGATTATTGGGTTTATGCTTCAGTTTGTTTTCTGGGGCGTTTCATACGCGGGAACATTGGTTGGATTTGATATGGGATTAACTATGGCAGAAGTTTTTAATCCAAGTGCTGATGCAAGCAATAATATAATTGGTGAATTTCTCTATTACGGTGCGTTGATGATATTTTTTATAATTAACGGGCATCACTACATAATAAGTTCACTCAAGTTTTCTTTTTCCGTTATACCACTTGGTAAATTTACATTAACAAAACCGGTGTATGATTTAATTGTTATTTACGCTTCTTCAATATTTGTAATTGCTGTTAAGATTGCTTCGCCAATAATGGTTTCTTTTTTTCTTATTCATATTGCAGAAGGTATCGTTTCCAGAATCATTCCACAGATGCAAGTTTTCTTTGTAACGCAACCGTTAAAAATTGGTATAGGACTTTTAATGCTTGCCTCAACAACGCCATTATATCTTTATGTAATAAAAAATCTTTTGCAGGATTATGAAAGCAAACTTTACACTCTTATAGAAGCAATGGGTATTTAG
- a CDS encoding flagellar biosynthetic protein FliQ yields MTEELLVEILKDAFSTAFLILLPILAVAMFVGIVVSIFQAATSIQEMTLTFVPKIFFTVLTIVILLPWIIDTLVTFTEKYFTMFITLVR; encoded by the coding sequence ATGACAGAAGAACTACTTGTTGAAATTTTGAAAGACGCATTTAGTACCGCGTTTTTAATTCTACTTCCAATTCTAGCGGTTGCAATGTTTGTTGGAATTGTAGTCTCGATATTTCAAGCCGCCACATCAATACAAGAAATGACCTTAACTTTCGTACCAAAAATATTTTTTACTGTTCTAACAATTGTTATTCTTTTACCATGGATAATAGACACGCTGGTAACGTTTACTGAAAAATATTTTACAATGTTTATCACACTGGTAAGATGA
- the fliP gene encoding flagellar type III secretion system pore protein FliP (The bacterial flagellar biogenesis protein FliP forms a type III secretion system (T3SS)-type pore required for flagellar assembly.): MKNKNLYIVLTFIFLFAANSFAQQTQSLSFPLPKLDVQVGSSDNPQDVSVTLQILLLMTILALAPSIMIMTTAYLRIIIVFHFLKSALGTQQMPPGQLLAGVALFITFFVMAPTWNKVNEEALKPLMDEKITTEEAYNKGIEPIREFMFRNVRDEDLGLFISLANMTRPKNRNELPTYIVIPAFVISELRTGFIIGFFLFIPFLMVDMIISSILMSMGMMMLPPMLVSLPFKILLFILVDGWNLIIGSVVRSFA; the protein is encoded by the coding sequence ATGAAAAACAAAAACCTTTATATAGTTTTAACATTTATTTTTTTATTTGCTGCGAACTCATTTGCGCAACAAACACAAAGCCTATCCTTTCCCTTACCTAAACTTGATGTTCAGGTTGGAAGTTCTGACAATCCGCAGGATGTTTCTGTAACACTACAAATTTTGTTGTTGATGACCATTCTTGCGTTGGCGCCATCTATAATGATTATGACAACTGCATATTTAAGAATAATCATTGTTTTCCATTTTTTAAAAAGTGCACTCGGTACCCAGCAAATGCCACCAGGACAGCTATTAGCCGGTGTTGCACTTTTTATTACTTTTTTTGTGATGGCGCCAACCTGGAATAAAGTTAACGAAGAAGCACTTAAACCTTTGATGGATGAAAAGATAACAACTGAGGAAGCCTATAATAAAGGTATTGAGCCAATAAGAGAATTTATGTTTAGAAATGTAAGAGATGAAGATCTTGGACTTTTTATTTCACTAGCTAATATGACAAGACCCAAGAATCGAAATGAACTTCCAACTTATATTGTAATCCCTGCTTTTGTTATAAGCGAATTACGAACTGGATTTATAATAGGATTCTTTTTGTTCATTCCGTTTCTAATGGTTGATATGATCATCTCAAGTATTCTAATGTCTATGGGTATGATGATGCTTCCGCCGATGCTTGTTTCACTTCCATTTAAAATATTGCTTTTTATTCTTGTTGATGGATGGAATCTAATAATCGGTTCTGTTGTAAGGAGTTTTGCTTAA
- a CDS encoding flagellar biosynthetic protein FliO encodes MSFFEIVKLIFPLLLICGMLYGLLVFVKRYSFKRGGNTLLDIKVINNQMIMPKKFLSVVKVKDKLLILGVSENNISLLKEIDADETDIINDSANLPSQNFADVFKKFLPR; translated from the coding sequence ATGTCATTCTTTGAAATAGTAAAACTAATTTTTCCGCTGCTGCTTATCTGTGGAATGCTTTACGGACTACTTGTATTTGTCAAACGATATTCATTTAAACGCGGTGGGAATACTTTACTTGATATAAAGGTTATCAACAACCAGATGATAATGCCAAAAAAATTCTTATCGGTTGTAAAAGTAAAAGATAAATTATTAATTCTCGGTGTTAGCGAAAACAATATTTCTTTATTAAAAGAAATTGATGCTGATGAAACAGATATTATAAACGATTCAGCAAATCTGCCCTCGCAAAACTTTGCAGATGTTTTTAAAAAATTTCTTCCCAGATGA
- the fliN gene encoding flagellar motor switch protein FliN, with the protein MEEVLKQGEESLKDYESSNKDGRNGNGKVKSINEAELPEFEESRFSGNDSMEKLSFLKDLQLSIYIELGRTQMQIKEILELERGYVIELDKLASEPVDIFVNNKKIAEGEVVVIDKHFGIRIVNLVDVSNRLKAI; encoded by the coding sequence ATGGAAGAAGTATTAAAACAAGGGGAAGAATCGTTGAAAGATTATGAAAGCTCAAATAAAGACGGTAGAAACGGTAACGGAAAAGTAAAATCCATAAATGAAGCAGAGCTACCAGAGTTTGAAGAATCAAGATTCAGTGGAAATGACTCGATGGAAAAGTTAAGCTTTCTGAAAGACTTGCAATTAAGTATTTACATTGAGCTCGGTAGAACTCAAATGCAAATTAAAGAAATACTTGAACTAGAACGCGGTTATGTAATTGAGCTTGATAAATTAGCAAGTGAACCGGTGGATATTTTTGTTAACAACAAGAAAATTGCTGAAGGCGAAGTTGTGGTTATAGATAAGCACTTCGGAATCAGAATAGTAAATCTTGTTGATGTTTCAAATCGCCTAAAGGCAATCTGA
- the fliM gene encoding flagellar motor switch protein FliM, giving the protein MSEVLSQSEIDALLQSGGESVPQVQVEDEVIPYDFRLPNRISKTQLRTIRNIHENFAESLSSFLVTKLQTVVNIKVNTIDQIYYSEYVLSVPNPACLYTFQIKNTDIKGILELNADLALTLVDRLLGGNGSSKKQSNNITLIEQKVLSSIVEKVMHDLKKTWQIIDNMDFVVDHFEPDIDFVQLTSPNESVLLISFEFSFGEETYLMNLCFATFAFDSILAKMSSQKLSSSRPNKNQGKTTKDILSKHLNHTYVPLTVELGKSSISIKDFSDLKKGDVIVLDNKIQDEHIVRVYNKVLFYGHPGISNNHKAIKITKNLLNNNSY; this is encoded by the coding sequence ATGTCAGAAGTATTATCACAATCAGAAATAGATGCGCTGTTACAAAGCGGGGGAGAATCTGTTCCGCAAGTGCAAGTTGAGGATGAAGTAATTCCTTATGATTTTAGATTGCCAAACAGAATTTCTAAAACTCAACTGCGTACAATAAGAAACATCCACGAAAACTTTGCAGAAAGCTTAAGTTCTTTTCTTGTTACAAAACTTCAGACAGTTGTAAATATAAAAGTTAATACAATTGATCAGATTTATTATTCAGAGTATGTGCTTTCTGTTCCCAATCCTGCTTGTCTTTATACTTTCCAGATAAAAAACACAGACATAAAAGGAATATTAGAACTTAATGCCGATCTTGCGTTAACCCTTGTGGATAGGCTGCTTGGCGGTAATGGTTCCAGTAAAAAACAAAGCAACAACATTACACTAATTGAGCAAAAAGTTTTAAGTTCAATAGTTGAAAAGGTTATGCATGATCTAAAAAAAACCTGGCAGATAATAGATAATATGGATTTCGTGGTGGATCACTTTGAGCCGGATATTGATTTTGTTCAGCTTACCTCCCCAAACGAATCAGTACTGCTGATCTCGTTTGAATTTTCTTTTGGTGAAGAAACATATCTGATGAACTTATGTTTTGCAACATTTGCATTTGATTCTATTCTTGCAAAAATGTCTTCACAAAAACTATCTTCATCTAGACCGAATAAAAACCAAGGCAAAACAACTAAAGATATATTAAGTAAACATTTAAATCATACCTATGTGCCGCTAACTGTCGAACTGGGGAAATCATCAATTTCAATTAAAGATTTTTCTGACCTTAAAAAAGGTGATGTGATAGTTTTGGATAACAAGATACAAGATGAGCACATTGTAAGAGTTTACAACAAAGTTTTGTTTTATGGTCATCCCGGAATTTCAAACAATCATAAAGCAATTAAGATTACAAAAAATTTATTAAACAATAATTCATACTAA
- a CDS encoding flagellar basal body-associated FliL family protein gives MAEENTNTPPEIIQAKTKSSMFNPKILMIGLPIFIVQLVAVYFITANVLLTGGHTIAQKEADKTGETKEESNNGHSGEAENKNAEGNTGGLIFSVDDMIVNPAQTNGKMLLLASLGLSVETEEAKKTLEEKQVIVKDAIISVLSSKNTTQLGSSTYRDTLKTEILKNLAVQMPGSKVNNIYFSKFIIQ, from the coding sequence ATGGCAGAAGAAAATACAAATACACCCCCGGAAATCATTCAGGCGAAAACTAAATCGTCTATGTTCAATCCAAAAATTTTAATGATTGGATTACCCATCTTTATTGTGCAATTGGTAGCGGTTTACTTTATAACTGCAAATGTTCTTTTAACAGGAGGTCATACAATTGCTCAAAAAGAAGCAGACAAAACAGGAGAAACAAAAGAAGAATCCAACAATGGTCACTCAGGTGAGGCAGAAAATAAAAATGCTGAAGGTAACACAGGTGGTTTAATTTTTTCTGTTGATGATATGATTGTAAACCCCGCACAAACAAATGGCAAAATGCTTCTGCTGGCAAGTCTTGGTCTTTCGGTTGAAACTGAAGAAGCCAAAAAAACATTGGAAGAAAAACAAGTCATTGTTAAAGACGCAATCATAAGTGTCCTATCAAGTAAAAATACAACTCAGCTTGGCAGTTCAACTTACAGGGATACTTTAAAAACAGAGATTCTAAAAAATCTTGCTGTTCAGATGCCCGGATCAAAAGTAAATAATATTTATTTCAGCAAATTTATTATTCAGTAA
- a CDS encoding flagellar hook-basal body complex protein, with the protein MSLINSLFSGVSGLRNHQAMMDVISNNIANVNTIGYKGSRITFSDTFNKVVRYGSNPTETGGGTNTFQIGLGMKMNSIDRNWTQGTFEGTGTTTDLALQGKGLFVLDNNGERFYSRAGAFIFDAEGRLVNSSNGAIVQGKVANTEGSVPPGNYLEDIIIDSNLRLPAVATTDISWGGNLDSSSSLTGSEEYLQTGNINSALLVGDSVTDQNTIYDENGNAYTFEVTYTKTAADTYDMTYQLLNSSGAAVVAPTTAVVVFDPATGDMLTMNGGAPTPIGITNATLGINFSYDPVAVTQTANSNSLASNVDDNRDPTIVTGSVTIFDSLGSAHTLTLKFTKTSNNNWNWSSSVPSADGTLSGNTGTISFNPDGSINAISPNPPVVTFTPTGGASSQNIVLSLGDNFTGVTQTSSSSVVSALTQNGSSAASLSNINIDQYGYIVGVFSNGQSRQLAQILVATFPNLNGMISVGDNMFTVSANTGDPLIGAPGESTGTTIQSGALEQSNVDLSEEFTRMIVAQRGFQSSARIVTVSDTLLQEITNLVR; encoded by the coding sequence ATGTCTCTTATAAATTCTCTTTTCTCCGGTGTTTCCGGTCTTCGCAACCATCAAGCAATGATGGACGTAATTAGCAACAATATTGCTAACGTAAATACAATTGGTTATAAAGGATCACGAATTACTTTTAGTGATACTTTTAACAAAGTTGTCCGCTATGGTTCTAACCCAACAGAAACCGGTGGTGGAACTAATACATTCCAGATCGGCCTTGGAATGAAAATGAATTCAATTGATCGTAACTGGACTCAAGGTACATTCGAAGGAACAGGCACAACCACAGATCTAGCACTGCAAGGTAAAGGACTATTTGTTCTGGATAATAACGGCGAAAGATTTTATTCCAGAGCCGGTGCATTTATTTTTGATGCAGAAGGCAGATTAGTAAACTCATCTAATGGTGCCATTGTACAGGGTAAAGTTGCAAATACCGAAGGAAGTGTACCTCCCGGAAACTATCTTGAAGATATTATAATCGATTCTAATTTAAGATTACCAGCAGTTGCAACCACAGATATTTCCTGGGGGGGCAATTTAGATAGTTCGTCAAGTCTTACAGGATCTGAAGAATACTTACAAACTGGTAATATTAACTCTGCTTTATTGGTTGGCGATTCCGTCACAGATCAGAATACAATTTATGATGAAAATGGTAACGCTTATACATTTGAAGTTACATATACAAAAACTGCTGCCGATACATATGATATGACATATCAATTGTTAAATTCTTCCGGTGCTGCAGTTGTTGCGCCAACAACAGCTGTGGTAGTTTTTGATCCAGCTACAGGTGACATGCTTACAATGAATGGTGGTGCCCCCACACCAATAGGCATTACGAATGCAACATTAGGAATTAATTTTTCGTATGACCCTGTTGCCGTTACACAAACAGCAAATTCAAATTCATTAGCATCTAATGTTGATGATAATCGTGATCCAACTATTGTAACAGGGTCTGTAACAATATTTGACTCATTGGGTTCTGCACATACTTTAACATTAAAGTTTACAAAAACATCTAATAATAACTGGAACTGGAGTTCGAGTGTTCCTTCTGCTGATGGTACATTGTCAGGAAATACAGGAACAATTTCATTTAATCCTGATGGTTCAATCAACGCAATATCTCCAAACCCACCAGTTGTTACTTTTACACCAACAGGTGGTGCAAGTTCACAGAATATCGTCCTTAGTCTAGGTGATAATTTCACAGGTGTAACACAAACTTCTTCAAGTTCAGTTGTCTCTGCACTAACACAAAACGGATCTTCAGCTGCTTCATTATCAAATATAAATATTGATCAATACGGATACATAGTTGGAGTGTTCTCTAATGGTCAATCAAGACAACTTGCACAGATCTTGGTTGCAACGTTTCCGAATTTAAACGGAATGATTAGTGTTGGTGACAACATGTTTACGGTTTCTGCAAACACAGGTGATCCGTTAATTGGTGCACCAGGGGAATCAACTGGAACAACAATTCAATCAGGCGCTCTTGAACAATCTAATGTGGACTTATCAGAAGAGTTTACCAGAATGATTGTAGCACAACGTGGATTCCAATCAAGTGCAAGAATTGTAACTGTATCAGATACATTACTTCAGGAAATAACAAACTTAGTTAGATAA
- a CDS encoding flagellar protein: MPEINGISVPFVPIGDYNGSNPRIKSPGDSFESIFQKELEKVKFSSHALKRLEERNIELSDEEMLKINTAVERAELKGSKDSLVMMNATAFIVNIPNKTVITAMSIADSKENVFTNIDSVVFAT, from the coding sequence ATGCCGGAAATTAATGGAATAAGCGTTCCGTTTGTTCCCATTGGTGATTACAACGGAAGCAATCCCAGGATAAAAAGTCCAGGTGATAGTTTTGAATCAATCTTTCAGAAAGAGCTGGAGAAAGTAAAATTCTCGTCGCATGCTCTTAAAAGATTGGAAGAAAGAAATATTGAACTAAGTGATGAAGAAATGTTAAAAATCAATACTGCTGTTGAAAGAGCAGAATTGAAAGGATCAAAAGATTCACTTGTAATGATGAACGCAACAGCGTTTATTGTAAACATTCCAAATAAAACAGTTATTACTGCTATGTCGATTGCAGATAGTAAGGAAAATGTTTTTACAAATATCGACAGCGTAGTTTTTGCAACTTAA
- a CDS encoding flagellar hook capping protein, with translation MVNGLSNITSGYASGGLTNGTAMGKEDFLKLMLAQLQNQDPMSPMEGTEFASQLAQFTSLEQLMNLNDSMDTSINANYYLSQSINNTLAATLIGKEVKLSGNTFQNNGQENTTLGYDLSTMASSVTVKIYNESGQLVKTIENAPKNSGDNKLIWDFSDNDGNSVPQGRYTFKVEPKDADSNLMSYSTYVLGKIDGVKFTENGTMLVVNGAQYNLSDIMEIYNSDDEG, from the coding sequence ATGGTTAATGGATTATCAAATATAACAAGTGGTTACGCATCCGGCGGTTTAACTAATGGTACAGCAATGGGGAAAGAGGATTTTTTAAAACTGATGCTTGCGCAACTACAAAATCAAGACCCAATGAGTCCAATGGAAGGGACAGAGTTTGCATCACAATTAGCCCAGTTTACATCGTTAGAACAGTTAATGAATCTTAATGACTCGATGGATACAAGCATAAATGCAAACTATTATTTGTCACAATCGATAAACAACACGCTTGCTGCAACACTTATTGGTAAAGAGGTGAAACTCAGCGGAAATACATTCCAGAATAACGGACAGGAAAACACAACACTTGGTTACGACTTAAGCACGATGGCAAGCAGTGTAACAGTTAAAATTTATAATGAAAGTGGACAATTAGTAAAAACTATAGAAAACGCTCCTAAAAATTCTGGAGATAATAAACTTATTTGGGATTTTTCCGATAATGATGGTAATAGTGTACCTCAGGGGAGATACACTTTTAAAGTTGAACCGAAAGATGCTGATAGTAACCTGATGTCTTATTCAACTTATGTTCTTGGAAAAATTGATGGAGTTAAGTTTACAGAAAACGGTACAATGCTGGTTGTAAACGGAGCTCAATATAATCTTTCGGATATAATGGAAATTTATAACTCAGATGATGAAGGATAA